A genomic stretch from Anoplopoma fimbria isolate UVic2021 breed Golden Eagle Sablefish chromosome 8, Afim_UVic_2022, whole genome shotgun sequence includes:
- the jun gene encoding transcription factor AP-1: MYTKMETTFYDDSLNAFSQQDSAGFGYTTAKALKRNMTLNLGEPSGALKPHLRVKAGELLTSPDVGLLKLASPELERLIIQSSNGLITTTPTPTQFMCPKNVTDEQEGFAEGFVRALAELHHQHMPGTAAPPPGVHVSGASSFSTTTTMRSDSPVYEDLSTFTPAISTVSAPGYTTSSPAMSFPNAAPPQLPIYAQPRRLSALKEEPQTVPEMPGDTPPMSPIDMENQERIKAERKRMRNRIAASKCRKRKLERISRLEDKVKNLKNQNSELSSTANMLREQVAQLKQKVMNHVNSGCQLMLTQQLQTF; the protein is encoded by the coding sequence ATGTATACCAAGATGGAAACTACTTTCTACGACGACTCCCTGAACGCGTTCTCCCAGCAAGACAGCGCCGGCTTCGGCTACACTACCGCGAAGGCGTTGAAGCGCAACATGACGCTCAACCTGGGCGAACCGAGCGGCGCGCTGAAGCCGCACCTGCGCGTCAAAGCCGGCGAACTCCTCACCTCTCCGGACGTAGGGCTGCTGAAGCTGGCCTCTCCGGAGCTGGAGCGGCTCATCATCCAGTCCAGCAACGGGCTGATCACCACCACGCCGACTCCCACCCAGTTTATGTGTCCCAAGAATGTGACAGACGAACAGGAGGGGTTCGCCGAGGGGTTCGTCCGGGCGCTTGCGGAGCTGCACCACCAGCACATGCCCGGcactgctgctcctccacccGGCGTGCATGTGTCTGGTGCATCCTCCTTCAGCACCACCACAACCATGCGCTCAGATTCACCTGTCTACGAGGATCTGAGCACCTTCACCCCGGCCATCAGCACTGTGTCCGCCCCGGGGTACACCACCTCCTCCCCGGCCATGTCGTTCCCAAACGCCGCTCCTCCGCAGCTCCCCATTTACGCACAGCCACGGCGGCTCTCTGCGCTCAAGGAGGAGCCCCAGACTGTGCCAGAGATGCCCGGGGACACCCCTCCTATGTCCCCCATCGATATGGAGAACCAGGAGCGCATCAAGGCGGAGAGAAAGCGCATGAGGAACCGCATCGCCGCGTCCAAGTGCCGAAAGAGGAAGCTGGAGCGCATCTCCAGGCTGGAGGACAAGGTGAAGAACCTGAAGAACCAGAACTCTGAGCTGTCGTCCACAGCCAACATGTTGAGGGAGCAGGTGGCCCAGCTGAAGCAGAAGGTGATGAACCACGTCAACAGTGGGTGTCAGCTCATGTTGACTCAGCAGCTCCAGACCTTCTGA